CGACAGCAGAATGGTGCCGGTGTAGTCTATATCTCCGTCAAATGAGTAGTAGCCATCCAGCTCAACCTCACCCATGCTTCCCAGCTGCGTTTTGAGCTTATCCACGCCAACCTTGCCATCCTTGACGATGACTTTGGTTGCCAGACTGCGCAGGGGTTGTTCCTTATCAAACGACTGCCCGGCCTTCGAAGCAAGGCTGTTTATGGCGGAGTAGACTTCACCCGAGGTGATCACTTTCCCCTGCTGCATGGAAGTATTGGAATTCATGGTGAGGGAATTCAGGAAATCCTCCGGCTCCCACCCTTCGGCGGCGTACTGACCATCGAGATTGATCTTGCCATAGAGAAAGCCGCCGAATTTGGTAAAGCGACTGACGAAATCATTGGCTTCAACATTGGTCGCCTGAAACTCGCCGGTATAACGCGGATTTTCAAAATCATTGAGGTCGATAGTCGTATTCCCCGCTACATCGCCGCTATAAACTTTACCGGTGGCATCATAGCACTCTATCTTGCGATCATAGATTTTTATTTTGCCCTGGAGCGACGTAAACTCCACCCGGCTGTAAATCAAGGTGTCAACCTCGAAAGTCCCCTGACCATCGATATCGGGCAGAATAATTGTCGACACTGAGTCCATTGAAGCCGTCGCCATGGTCTCACCGGATCCCGGAACGGCCTCAGGAAAGAGTTTGTCGGCGTCGAAGCGATGTGAGGTCAACTTGAACAAAAACAGCGGCTTGGTTACGTTACTGCGGTCGATAGTTTTCAGAGGCAACAGGTAAGGAAACGGGTTGATGAGCTTGCCCGAAAATGAGGCGTCACTTGAAACAAACTGCGCCGTCATATTAACCACTGTTATTGTGTCGGGGGCAACTTTAAGATCGGCCTCGAAATGCCTGAGCGGTTCCGGAAGCAGCGAATCGGAATAGGATGCGTTTTTGATAGTTACAGTGCCGGAAGGCTGAAGTTTTTCGTAGTCAGCCAGGACACCGGCCAGTTTGAGGTTCAAGGCCAGATCCCCCTCCAGGTGGGGATTGCCTTTGGGGGGCAACAGCGAGTTAACGACATCGAGATTCAACCGGCCATCGAGAACTCCGTCTATAGTCGGGGTAATACCGGGGCGGGCCGTTGAGTCGGCCATCAAATACGGCACCAGTTTGTTGAGTCGTCCGGTAAAGCCCAGGCTTCCGGAACTCGTGCGAGCATCGAGTTTCTTGACGCTTGTCAGTTCCCGGTCAAAGTAGACATCGAGATTGAATGATTCGATCGGCTCGAGCATGAAACTCGAATTGTATTTTCCATCAACGACTTTCAGGTCGCCGGAGAAATTCATTTGGGTAAAGTCATTGGTCTTGCCTGACAGCTTGATATTGAACTCAGCGGCTCCGGCGATTTCGTGAGCGTCCTCCGCCGGAAGAAAAGGCTGCAAATATACGAGGTTGAAATTACCCGCGAGTTCCCCGTTAACAACCGGATCCTCAAAATTCTCAACGACCAGGTGGCCTTTCAGCGGTTTATCATCGAAATAGCCATCTTCGATGGTAAAGCGAAGGTTGTCATTTTTGAAGTCTATCAGCGCTTTGCTGAAGCGGAATTTGCCGGGGACCTCGCTATGGGACAGATTCATGGAGGTTATGATCGCGGTTCCGAAGTAAGTCAGCGTATCGGTATTTGCCGTATCGTATTCAACATCAAGATCGAGTGAGAAGTCGCCATCGACCTTGATATCTTTCGTCATTTCGAGTTGTTTCTCGGGCAGAAGGTTCAGCAGGTCGGCGACTTTGATTTTTTGAGATTTCAGGTTGACCTTGCTCTTAAGATCGCCCGCAGGATCCGACGCCGTGCCCTCGAGAGTAAACTTGAGAGCATTCAGCTCAAGTCCCGTCTCATCGAAGGTGAGCTGCTTCTGGTCAAGGTCGTAGGCGGCGTGGTAGTCCAGCTTGACGCTCAGTACGGGTAGTGGTTTCTCACCCGCTACCAGAAGCGAATCTATGGCAATAACGCCTGAAGATTCATAGTAATTTTTTCTGGGTGCTTTTAGCGATGTTGAAAGATCGAGACCTCTGAGGTCGAAGGAACTGGCAGAGCTGTCATCGACATAGCTCAGGTATCCCTCGTTGATTTCCAGTCTGTCGAACGTGACAGCCGCCGCGGCAGCCTTGGTTTCCGGCGTAGCCTTTTGAACCAGTTCGGGTGGCGCTTTTTTCTCCAGGCTTTCGAACGTATAATTATTGGAACCATCGGCTTCCTTGCGCATCGAAATCCGGGGGCGATTTACAACCAATTTGTCAATCCTGAAATCTCCGGAAAATAGCGGCAGGATTCTCAGTTTAACATCCACATTGTCTGCCGTGAGAAACGAGCCATCTTCCATGTCCGGCGGATTGCTGATCGCCACATTGCCGAGCTTGACGCCGATACCGCCCCAGAATGACACCTGAGCATCGTCTATGGTAATATTGCGCCCGAGCTGCGCGCTGCCTTTTTCAATCGCGAATTCTTTCGCCTTTTCTATGGGGAAAAACAGCCATAAACCAACGATGGCCAGCAGGAGTAAAATGATAACAACGCCGGCGATCCAGCCCAGTATTCTCGTGAGTCTTTTCATATTCCTTTATATTCCTTCCGCTTACAACAGGCCCAAAATTCTAATAAGAAATCGGTCCGCTGGCAATTAAAATCGAAAGGGGGCTTTGGCCCCCTCTGGTCGTGTCTCAAGTCTACACGGGAATCTATAGCGTCAGAGCATCACCCGGTTTCAAAATGACAACTTCCGCGCCCGATACTTTGTCGGCGAAGCGCTTGGGGTCCTCGGCGATAATATCCCAAGTATTATAGTGTATTGGGACGACTTTACCGGGTTGAAGGAATTCCACCGCCTTCACGGCGTCATCAATCCCCATGGTGAAGTTGTCACCGATCGGCAGGAAGGCGAGGTCGATGCGGTTCATCTCACCTATCAACTTCATATCGTAGAACAGGCCTGTATCCCCGGGATGATAGATGGTGGCGCCGCCGATGGTGACAAGGAAACCGCAGGCAGGGCCGGTATAGCGGGAGGCGTCAGGACCATATCCTCCACCGTGGTGGGCGATGGTCAGTTTCACTCTTCCGAAGTCAAACTTGTGTGAACCGCCGATGTGCATCGGGTGAATCTGGGCTCCCTGGCTCGAACACAGGTTGGCCAGTTCGAAGTTGGCGATGATAGTAGCATTGTTGCGTTTGGCAATGGCGATGGCATCCCCGACATGGTCGCCGTGACCGTGCGTCAGCAGGACATAATTCACGTCAACGTCGGCCGCTTTTGTCGCGGCTTTTGGATTGTCACTTAGAAACGGATCGATAATGAGCTTATGCTTGCCCTCGGTGATGGTCACACATGAATGACCCAGAAATCGTACTTGAGGCATATCAAACTCCTTGACTATTTGTTAGCAGATCGATGGTTTAGTAATATTGGGGCTGAAATTAGGCAGGTCAACGATATTTTGGTCCGTATCGGCTCAAATCAGTTGTTGGCAGTCATGTCTAAGTTATTCGGCGACAACGAGGAGCTACTTATTGATTGTCCGAAAGAGGCAGGTCGGGAAGGAAGCGTTGAGGTCGCCGGTGTGCGCGTATACCGCACCGCGGCAAGCGCCGCGACAGACTTTAAAATAGGGGCATTCGCGGCAGTGACCATCGATAGTCTCACGGGGATAACGGGCTATCTCGGTCATCTTGGGATCAGTCAGGATGTCAGCCAGACTTTTCTGTCGGACATTGCCTACGATGAACCGGTCAAAAAGCAGGCTGGTGCACGGGTAAACATCGCCCTTGGATGATATGTAGAATGCCTCCGAACCGGCTTTGCATTTGTGGAAATCGTAGGCTGGAGGTAGCGGTCCAAAGGCAACATCGGGCAAGACGCGGGGATTATCCAAAACGACAAGTTTTTCCATCAGCAGAGCGAGGTCTTCGAGCCGGTCGCCGAAAGACATTTTCCGGCTGATCTCGTCATCC
This sequence is a window from Candidatus Zixiibacteriota bacterium. Protein-coding genes within it:
- a CDS encoding AsmA family protein; this encodes MKRLTRILGWIAGVVIILLLLAIVGLWLFFPIEKAKEFAIEKGSAQLGRNITIDDAQVSFWGGIGVKLGNVAISNPPDMEDGSFLTADNVDVKLRILPLFSGDFRIDKLVVNRPRISMRKEADGSNNYTFESLEKKAPPELVQKATPETKAAAAAVTFDRLEINEGYLSYVDDSSASSFDLRGLDLSTSLKAPRKNYYESSGVIAIDSLLVAGEKPLPVLSVKLDYHAAYDLDQKQLTFDETGLELNALKFTLEGTASDPAGDLKSKVNLKSQKIKVADLLNLLPEKQLEMTKDIKVDGDFSLDLDVEYDTANTDTLTYFGTAIITSMNLSHSEVPGKFRFSKALIDFKNDNLRFTIEDGYFDDKPLKGHLVVENFEDPVVNGELAGNFNLVYLQPFLPAEDAHEIAGAAEFNIKLSGKTNDFTQMNFSGDLKVVDGKYNSSFMLEPIESFNLDVYFDRELTSVKKLDARTSSGSLGFTGRLNKLVPYLMADSTARPGITPTIDGVLDGRLNLDVVNSLLPPKGNPHLEGDLALNLKLAGVLADYEKLQPSGTVTIKNASYSDSLLPEPLRHFEADLKVAPDTITVVNMTAQFVSSDASFSGKLINPFPYLLPLKTIDRSNVTKPLFLFKLTSHRFDADKLFPEAVPGSGETMATASMDSVSTIILPDIDGQGTFEVDTLIYSRVEFTSLQGKIKIYDRKIECYDATGKVYSGDVAGNTTIDLNDFENPRYTGEFQATNVEANDFVSRFTKFGGFLYGKINLDGQYAAEGWEPEDFLNSLTMNSNTSMQQGKVITSGEVYSAINSLASKAGQSFDKEQPLRSLATKVIVKDGKVGVDKLKTQLGSMGEVELDGYYSFDGDIDYTGTILLSKEWSQKLVSSGGLLGNVAGLLSDKSVDRIKLPIGFGGTLDKPAVAIDYSALGKNLQDNLKGEAQNVLDNLLKKKK
- a CDS encoding metal-dependent hydrolase, whose product is MPQVRFLGHSCVTITEGKHKLIIDPFLSDNPKAATKAADVDVNYVLLTHGHGDHVGDAIAIAKRNNATIIANFELANLCSSQGAQIHPMHIGGSHKFDFGRVKLTIAHHGGGYGPDASRYTGPACGFLVTIGGATIYHPGDTGLFYDMKLIGEMNRIDLAFLPIGDNFTMGIDDAVKAVEFLQPGKVVPIHYNTWDIIAEDPKRFADKVSGAEVVILKPGDALTL